The following are encoded together in the Adhaeribacter arboris genome:
- the rpe gene encoding ribulose-phosphate 3-epimerase, producing the protein MKPIIAPSILAADFANLQSEIELLNQSAGEWIHCDIMDGRFVPNISFGLPVLEAVHKHARKPLDVHLMIAEPHLYIEQFQKAGATNITVHYEVCPHLHRVIEQIKSAGCKAGVALNPHTPVGLLEDIITDLDLVLIMSVNPGFGGQKFIPHTYAKVAALRELIQAKKAHALIQVDGGVNTETAPLLVEQGANVLVAGSFVFQAADPLQTILHLHNLASY; encoded by the coding sequence ATGAAACCAATTATTGCTCCTTCTATTTTAGCGGCTGATTTTGCTAACTTACAGTCCGAAATTGAATTACTAAACCAAAGTGCTGGCGAGTGGATTCATTGTGATATAATGGATGGCCGTTTTGTGCCTAATATTTCCTTTGGTTTGCCGGTCTTGGAAGCCGTTCATAAACATGCCCGTAAACCATTAGATGTTCACTTAATGATTGCGGAACCCCACTTGTATATTGAGCAATTTCAAAAAGCAGGAGCAACTAACATTACGGTTCACTATGAGGTCTGTCCGCATTTACACCGGGTAATAGAGCAAATTAAAAGTGCAGGTTGCAAGGCCGGTGTTGCTTTAAATCCGCATACTCCCGTTGGTTTGTTAGAAGATATTATTACGGATCTGGATCTGGTCCTTATCATGTCGGTAAATCCCGGCTTTGGCGGGCAAAAATTTATACCCCATACCTACGCTAAAGTAGCCGCATTACGGGAGTTAATACAAGCGAAAAAGGCGCACGCGCTTATCCAAGTAGATGGGGGAGTAAACACCGAAACAGCACCTTTGTTAGTAGAGCAGGGAGCAAATGTATTGGTGGCCGGTTCATTTGTCTTTCAGGCTGCTGATCCGCTGCAGACTATCCTTCATTTACATAATTTAGCATCCTATTAA
- a CDS encoding S8 family serine peptidase — protein MKIWILASFLFLWSIVGWSQINPGSNGLSKYFIYFKDKANTPFSTQEPQKFLGKAAIDRRLRYQIPVVSRDLPVNPAYVAQLKANGASVWYTSRWFNGALVQCDTSTYRKITALPFVKETQTVGLRVKKNPSASGQKRVLLVYNSQETFSRKKTQQEYGESYSQAKLIGVPAMHAEGYRGEGMRIAVFDGGFSGVNRVPAFSHLFTNNKLKATFDFVDKNTGVFEKDSHGTEVLSTLAANVPGAFIGTAPQAEYSLFITEDVSREQKLEEINWLLAAEFADSAGVDIIQTSLGYNLFDGASTNYSYQDMNGDKAISTRAADFAAAAGMLVVVSAGNEGNDPWQYITAPADADSVLSIGATDSLGQRAVFSSIGPTADARIKPDLSGQGLQAAVINPAGNVIRANGTSFSAPIICGLAAGFWQANRQLTNLQVMDYLKLSGSQASQPDNRLGFGIPHFKRAQLLAQQDSEMNRAGFKLFPNPVNNNHFTVLIPVNADQNTEIKIFNAIGQEVNLFTYHYDKIKTDRTFVTFEINGLTPGMYHCVITSLNRSETIRFLKL, from the coding sequence ATGAAAATTTGGATTCTGGCTAGTTTTTTATTTTTGTGGTCGATAGTTGGCTGGAGCCAGATAAATCCGGGTTCGAACGGTTTAAGTAAATATTTTATCTATTTTAAAGATAAAGCCAATACTCCTTTTTCGACCCAGGAACCCCAAAAATTCCTAGGTAAAGCGGCAATTGACCGGCGGTTGCGCTACCAAATACCCGTTGTTTCGCGCGATTTACCAGTTAACCCAGCGTACGTAGCTCAATTAAAAGCAAATGGCGCCAGCGTCTGGTATACCTCCCGCTGGTTTAATGGAGCTTTAGTACAATGCGATACGAGTACCTACCGCAAAATTACCGCTTTGCCTTTTGTAAAAGAAACGCAAACCGTAGGGTTACGAGTGAAAAAAAATCCTTCCGCCAGCGGGCAGAAACGAGTTCTTTTAGTATACAACTCGCAAGAAACTTTTTCTCGCAAAAAAACGCAGCAAGAATACGGAGAGTCTTATAGCCAAGCCAAATTGATTGGCGTTCCGGCTATGCATGCGGAAGGATACCGGGGCGAAGGCATGCGTATTGCGGTATTTGATGGCGGATTTTCAGGAGTAAACCGGGTTCCGGCATTTAGTCACTTGTTTACGAATAACAAACTTAAAGCAACTTTCGATTTCGTGGACAAAAACACGGGGGTTTTTGAAAAAGATAGCCACGGCACGGAAGTGTTATCTACATTAGCCGCTAATGTACCCGGAGCCTTTATCGGCACGGCACCGCAGGCAGAGTATTCGTTATTTATCACCGAAGATGTGAGCCGGGAACAAAAACTGGAAGAAATCAACTGGTTATTAGCCGCTGAATTTGCGGATAGCGCTGGGGTAGACATTATTCAAACTTCGTTGGGTTACAACCTTTTTGATGGTGCTAGTACCAATTACTCGTACCAGGATATGAACGGGGATAAAGCCATAAGTACCCGTGCGGCTGATTTTGCGGCCGCCGCGGGTATGTTAGTAGTAGTAAGTGCCGGCAACGAAGGCAATGATCCCTGGCAATACATTACTGCCCCTGCGGATGCGGATTCTGTGTTAAGTATTGGCGCCACTGATTCATTGGGGCAAAGAGCCGTATTTAGTTCAATTGGACCTACCGCGGATGCCCGCATTAAGCCGGACCTATCCGGTCAGGGTTTGCAAGCGGCCGTTATCAATCCGGCGGGTAATGTTATTCGGGCCAATGGTACTTCCTTCTCTGCCCCGATTATCTGCGGCTTGGCGGCTGGTTTCTGGCAAGCCAATCGGCAGCTAACCAATTTGCAGGTAATGGATTATTTAAAATTATCGGGCTCACAAGCTTCGCAACCCGATAACCGTTTAGGGTTTGGCATTCCGCATTTCAAAAGAGCGCAGTTATTGGCCCAACAAGATTCTGAAATGAATAGAGCCGGTTTTAAGTTATTTCCTAATCCGGTGAATAATAATCATTTTACCGTTTTAATACCGGTAAACGCCGATCAGAATACCGAAATTAAAATTTTTAATGCTATTGGTCAGGAAGTGAACTTGTTTACCTACCATTACGATAAAATTAAAACCGACCGTACATTTGTTACCTTTGAAATAAACGGACTTACCCCGGGTATGTATCATTGCGTTATTACTAGCCTTAACCGCTCCGAAACCATCCGGTTTTTGAAACTCTGA
- the mnmA gene encoding tRNA 2-thiouridine(34) synthase MnmA, translated as MSKLGRVLVAMSGGIDSSVAAVMLHEQGYEVVGMTMKTWDYASAGGNKKETGCCSLDSINDARNIAVSLGFPHYIIDIREEFGDYVINHFTDEYIAGRTPNPCVLCNTHIKWDSLLRRADKLGCDFIATGHYANIREENNRFVISKGLDENKDQSYALWGISQASLSRTIFPLGNLRKTEIRQMAVERGFMELVQKPESYEICFIPDNDYRGFLKRRVPALQTEVAGGEFVLEDGTIVGKHEGYPFYTIGQRKGLGIALGFPAYVTKIEKDKNRVILGNYDDLAKNAMRVGKLTLSKYPDLLHKPTASVTKVRYNDPGTDAVIEQVEDKMEVQFARGVHAIAPGQAAVFYEGNDVIGGGWIEASYNV; from the coding sequence ATGAGTAAATTAGGTAGAGTTTTGGTGGCAATGAGCGGCGGCATCGATTCTTCGGTGGCGGCCGTAATGCTGCACGAACAAGGCTACGAAGTAGTGGGCATGACCATGAAAACTTGGGATTATGCCTCCGCGGGGGGTAACAAAAAAGAAACGGGTTGCTGTAGCCTGGACTCCATTAACGATGCCCGTAATATTGCGGTTTCTTTAGGTTTTCCGCACTATATAATTGATATCCGCGAAGAGTTTGGTGATTACGTAATCAATCATTTTACCGACGAATATATTGCCGGACGTACCCCAAATCCTTGTGTATTGTGCAACACCCACATTAAATGGGATTCTTTGTTGCGGCGGGCCGATAAATTAGGCTGCGATTTTATTGCTACCGGTCACTACGCGAACATCCGGGAAGAAAATAACCGGTTTGTTATCTCGAAAGGTTTAGACGAAAATAAAGATCAATCTTACGCCCTGTGGGGAATTTCGCAAGCCAGTTTGAGCCGGACGATTTTTCCGTTGGGTAACCTGCGGAAAACGGAAATCCGCCAAATGGCCGTAGAACGCGGATTTATGGAACTGGTGCAAAAACCGGAATCTTACGAAATCTGCTTTATTCCGGATAACGATTACCGGGGTTTCTTAAAAAGACGGGTGCCCGCCTTGCAAACCGAAGTGGCTGGTGGAGAATTTGTGCTGGAAGACGGTACCATTGTAGGCAAACACGAAGGATACCCTTTTTATACCATTGGGCAACGCAAAGGTTTAGGTATTGCTTTAGGTTTTCCGGCTTATGTTACTAAAATCGAGAAAGATAAAAACAGGGTAATATTAGGTAATTACGACGACCTAGCTAAAAATGCCATGCGGGTAGGGAAGCTAACGCTAAGTAAATATCCGGATTTATTGCATAAACCAACTGCTTCCGTTACGAAAGTTCGTTATAACGATCCGGGTACTGACGCGGTAATTGAGCAAGTAGAAGATAAAATGGAAGTACAATTTGCCCGGGGAGTACACGCTATTGCTCCGGGTCAGGCAGCAGTTTTTTACGAAGGCAACGACGTAATTGGGGGAGGCTGGATTGAAGCCAGTTATAACGTTTAG
- a CDS encoding phosphoribosylanthranilate isomerase — translation MALITSVIVNSVNNLSDARYCAGMGVDMIGFCLDESQPNYIQSSEIKEISGWVAGVKLVGEFKKSTVEQINSFVETCQLDYVQLEKQYLIDEIQQINCPVIQRARFTKDTIESELVEEMHLYKDHVAYFLIFSDDYQTIDETNIRFLQDLARDFKIIIGFGISKENVAKVLQKVKPDGIALRGGQEIKPGLKDYDKLQEIFEELEEI, via the coding sequence ATGGCTTTAATCACATCGGTAATTGTAAATAGTGTTAATAATTTGAGCGATGCCCGGTATTGTGCCGGAATGGGCGTAGATATGATTGGTTTTTGCCTCGACGAAAGTCAGCCAAACTATATACAATCCTCAGAGATAAAAGAAATTTCGGGTTGGGTAGCTGGGGTAAAGCTGGTTGGGGAATTTAAAAAATCTACCGTGGAGCAAATAAATTCGTTCGTTGAAACCTGCCAACTCGATTATGTTCAACTAGAAAAACAATATTTAATTGATGAAATTCAACAGATTAATTGTCCGGTAATCCAGCGGGCCCGCTTTACCAAAGATACCATTGAAAGTGAACTAGTTGAAGAAATGCATTTATATAAAGATCATGTGGCTTATTTTCTGATTTTCTCGGATGATTATCAAACAATTGACGAAACCAACATCCGGTTCTTACAAGATTTAGCCCGCGATTTTAAAATTATAATTGGCTTTGGTATTTCAAAAGAAAATGTTGCCAAGGTTCTTCAAAAAGTAAAACCTGATGGCATTGCCCTCCGGGGAGGACAGGAAATTAAGCCAGGACTAAAAGATTACGATAAGCTGCAAGAAATATTTGAAGAACTGGAAGAAATTTAG
- the trmB gene encoding tRNA (guanosine(46)-N7)-methyltransferase TrmB, which translates to MARSKLTKFKEIAESNIVIEPGKPIFETIRGNWNEEFFNNNHDLVVEIGCGKGDYTIGMANLFPNKNFVGIDIKGSRLWKGSRLAQEQGLTNVAFLRNFIEQISQQFSPGEVSELWITFPDPRPKKGDEKKRLTSARFLDIYQSIVKPEGLIHFKTDDLDLFQYTLELLQKREAKNLRYTFNLYESDLQHHTLGIQTTYEKRFLAEGQTIKYLQFSR; encoded by the coding sequence ATGGCTCGATCGAAACTAACAAAATTTAAAGAAATTGCCGAAAGTAATATTGTAATCGAACCGGGTAAACCTATTTTTGAAACAATAAGAGGAAACTGGAACGAAGAATTTTTTAATAATAACCACGACTTGGTTGTAGAAATAGGCTGTGGCAAAGGCGATTACACCATTGGTATGGCAAATTTATTTCCGAATAAAAACTTTGTTGGCATTGATATAAAAGGTTCCCGTTTGTGGAAAGGAAGTAGGTTGGCGCAAGAACAAGGCCTAACGAATGTAGCTTTTCTCCGGAATTTCATTGAGCAAATATCCCAGCAGTTTTCTCCCGGTGAAGTTAGTGAACTATGGATTACTTTTCCGGACCCACGTCCAAAGAAAGGAGATGAAAAGAAACGCTTAACTTCTGCTCGTTTTTTAGATATTTATCAATCTATAGTTAAGCCCGAAGGTCTTATTCACTTTAAAACGGATGATTTAGATCTATTCCAATACACGTTAGAATTGTTGCAAAAGCGCGAAGCTAAAAACCTGCGTTATACTTTTAATTTGTATGAGTCTGACTTGCAACATCATACGCTTGGCATTCAAACTACTTACGAAAAGCGCTTTCTGGCCGAAGGCCAAACAATAAAATACTTACAGTTTAGTCGATAG
- a CDS encoding bifunctional folylpolyglutamate synthase/dihydrofolate synthase, whose translation MTYPECLSYLYQHLPMFHRVGNIAFNKGLQNIEALCYTLNNPQQYFKSVHVAGTNGKGSSSNMLAAVLQQAGYKTGLYTSPHLKDFTERIKINGTDIPKEYVVNFVVKNQDLFAQIKPSFFEMTVALAFKFFAEEQVDIAIIEVGLGGRLDSTNIITPLISLITNIGLDHQSLLGDNLPSIASEKAGIIKPNIPVVISKTQPEVREVFINKAAAEGAPILFADQRFQVNFNGRTFQNQRFQVREKGCILWEDLELDLMGNYQRENLPGVLATLDYLQEQGYHIGEKNLRNGLAQVRSLTGFKGRWQILQEKPLIICDTGHNVDGIKQVVSQLATTTSQLVHFVFGAVKDKDVSEILQLLPQHYRYYFCQAQIPRALPVDELMKLAAEIGLEGESYATVSEAVKAAKTNVRENEVIFIGGSTFVVAEIEDL comes from the coding sequence ATGACTTATCCGGAATGTCTTTCTTATTTATACCAGCATTTGCCGATGTTTCACCGCGTCGGCAATATTGCATTTAATAAAGGCTTGCAAAACATTGAAGCTCTTTGTTATACCTTGAATAATCCGCAGCAATACTTTAAATCGGTGCATGTGGCTGGTACTAATGGTAAAGGCAGTTCTTCGAACATGCTGGCAGCTGTTTTACAACAAGCAGGGTACAAAACCGGCTTATATACTTCTCCCCACTTAAAAGATTTCACCGAACGCATTAAAATTAATGGTACGGACATACCAAAGGAGTATGTGGTAAATTTCGTGGTGAAAAATCAAGATTTATTTGCCCAAATCAAACCATCTTTTTTTGAGATGACGGTAGCTTTGGCATTTAAATTCTTTGCGGAGGAACAAGTGGACATTGCTATTATTGAAGTGGGTTTAGGCGGCCGGTTAGATTCTACCAACATTATTACTCCTTTAATTTCGCTTATTACCAATATTGGTCTCGATCATCAAAGTTTGTTGGGCGATAATTTACCTAGCATTGCTTCAGAAAAAGCCGGTATTATCAAGCCTAACATTCCGGTTGTTATCAGCAAAACGCAACCCGAGGTGAGGGAAGTTTTTATTAACAAAGCGGCCGCAGAAGGCGCTCCTATTTTATTCGCCGACCAGCGATTTCAGGTTAATTTTAATGGCCGAACTTTCCAAAATCAACGTTTTCAGGTAAGGGAGAAGGGTTGTATCCTTTGGGAAGATCTGGAGCTGGATTTAATGGGAAATTACCAACGCGAAAATTTACCCGGAGTTTTAGCTACCTTAGATTATTTACAAGAACAAGGCTACCATATTGGGGAAAAAAATCTGAGAAATGGACTTGCCCAGGTTCGTAGCTTAACGGGTTTCAAAGGTCGCTGGCAAATACTGCAGGAAAAACCACTTATTATTTGTGATACTGGTCATAACGTAGATGGCATAAAACAGGTAGTAAGCCAATTAGCAACTACTACGAGCCAGTTAGTTCATTTTGTGTTTGGAGCAGTTAAGGATAAAGATGTAAGTGAGATTTTACAGCTATTGCCTCAACATTACCGCTATTATTTCTGCCAGGCCCAAATCCCGCGGGCATTGCCGGTAGATGAGTTAATGAAATTGGCCGCCGAAATAGGTTTAGAAGGAGAGTCTTATGCAACCGTGAGCGAAGCTGTAAAAGCCGCTAAAACAAATGTCCGAGAAAACGAAGTTATATTTATTGGGGGTAGTACCTTTGTGGTTGCCGAAATAGAAGATTTATAA
- a CDS encoding ExbD/TolR family protein encodes MQLRGRRRVTSHVETGSMNDIMFFLMLFFLIVSTMVNPNVIKLLLPSANSGKSVTKQQINLSVNEKGEYYINRSLISPDNLEQELGAVVAGIDEPTVVLRVDVSLNVQTLVNILEVGNKLKIKMIMATQTPKG; translated from the coding sequence ATGCAATTACGCGGACGTAGAAGGGTTACCTCGCACGTAGAAACGGGTTCGATGAATGACATCATGTTTTTCCTGATGTTATTTTTTCTTATAGTTTCTACTATGGTAAATCCTAATGTTATTAAGTTGTTGCTACCGAGTGCCAATAGCGGAAAATCGGTAACCAAACAACAAATAAATTTATCGGTTAACGAAAAAGGCGAGTACTACATTAACCGAAGTTTGATTTCTCCGGATAATTTAGAACAAGAATTAGGAGCTGTTGTAGCCGGTATAGACGAGCCGACCGTTGTTTTACGGGTAGATGTTTCCTTAAACGTACAAACTTTGGTTAACATTCTGGAAGTAGGCAATAAGTTGAAGATTAAAATGATAATGGCCACTCAAACGCCAAAAGGATAG
- a CDS encoding MotA/TolQ/ExbB proton channel family protein: MNSLLLQISTTTTDTLNNVATAAGKADPELSLIDLLLKGGWVMIPILILSIISIYIMAERYVAIKKASQNPDSFMNQVKGLILRHDLQGALLLCGQTRTPIARMIEKGIKRIGQPLKDIETSIENVGKLEVTKLEKNISILGIIAGIAPMLGFIGTIIGVIKIFYAISASGDFGIAQISGGLYTKMVTSAAGLIVGIIAHVGYHYLSLMVDRVVFKMENNAIEFTDLLQEN; the protein is encoded by the coding sequence ATGAATTCTCTTCTCTTACAAATTTCCACCACTACCACCGATACTTTAAATAATGTAGCTACTGCGGCTGGAAAAGCAGATCCGGAATTATCACTTATTGATCTGCTGTTAAAAGGCGGTTGGGTAATGATTCCCATTTTAATTTTATCTATTATCTCCATTTACATTATGGCGGAACGCTACGTGGCTATTAAAAAAGCTTCGCAGAATCCGGATTCATTTATGAACCAGGTAAAAGGGTTAATCCTGCGCCATGACTTACAGGGGGCTTTGTTGCTTTGCGGTCAAACCCGGACTCCGATTGCGCGCATGATTGAAAAAGGCATTAAGCGAATTGGTCAACCCTTAAAAGACATAGAAACTTCTATTGAAAACGTAGGTAAACTGGAAGTAACGAAACTGGAGAAAAACATTAGTATTTTAGGTATTATCGCTGGTATTGCTCCCATGTTAGGATTTATCGGTACGATTATCGGGGTAATTAAAATTTTCTATGCTATTTCAGCTTCCGGCGATTTTGGTATTGCCCAGATTTCGGGAGGTTTGTATACTAAAATGGTTACTTCGGCCGCTGGGTTAATTGTGGGTATTATTGCGCACGTGGGGTATCATTATCTAAGCTTAATGGTAGATCGGGTAGTTTTTAAAATGGAAAACAACGCCATCGAATTTACCGATTTGTTACAGGAGAATTAA
- a CDS encoding HU domain-containing protein, with product MVLEHIQKLLFDHDCVIMPDFGGLITHYEPAKIHPIRHTFLPPAKRIAFNEKLKLNDGLLISTLAYDYKLSAEQAQMQVLQFVHELQRELNRSRRFDLKGIGIFRLNEESKIIFEYVESKNYLNDAFGLPELVSKPIVASEPVILRTLLKEPPVKTKKGFRNTIYRYYQAAGALMIGGVIITGLYLLSLQTDYNLSAINPITLFQSNNQPVSSVSEPEQPSAPDNSITDLDIVAAIPADETSLDAFENSTTEIDADILSATPANKETEAGNSTFAKNSEETKTSNTVEQKQKVLKKVSIAPGEAVLISARVSAAKTSAPKTTPAKTPQKVNTTAESEEVKRNFSIDEINAALAKDGTKAKSESTNTVKSAATPSAVTTKTSDAAKNVNRSGSTAKSGESATINAKSERFYIIVNGYSTYASAERNRKVIAKKGRPGKIISPTGNAELYRIAIAEYPTREQALQNLSALKNKYGNTIWILKR from the coding sequence ATGGTATTAGAACATATTCAAAAATTATTGTTTGACCACGATTGCGTGATTATGCCCGATTTTGGCGGCTTGATTACGCATTACGAGCCGGCAAAAATTCATCCTATTCGCCACACTTTTTTGCCGCCGGCCAAACGAATAGCTTTTAATGAAAAATTGAAATTAAACGACGGCTTATTAATCAGCACTCTGGCTTATGATTATAAATTAAGTGCGGAACAAGCCCAAATGCAGGTATTACAGTTTGTGCACGAATTGCAACGTGAGCTAAACCGTAGCCGTCGTTTCGATTTAAAAGGAATTGGTATCTTCCGGTTAAACGAAGAAAGTAAAATTATATTCGAGTACGTAGAAAGCAAAAACTATTTAAATGATGCCTTTGGTTTGCCCGAGCTGGTGTCTAAACCAATAGTAGCATCTGAACCCGTTATTCTTCGTACCTTACTCAAAGAACCGCCGGTTAAAACTAAGAAAGGTTTTCGGAATACAATTTACCGGTACTACCAGGCAGCAGGTGCATTAATGATTGGTGGCGTAATAATAACGGGTCTTTATTTACTTTCTTTACAGACAGACTATAATTTAAGTGCTATTAATCCGATTACCTTATTTCAGTCGAATAACCAGCCAGTTTCGTCAGTTTCGGAACCAGAACAACCATCTGCCCCTGATAATTCTATTACCGATCTTGATATAGTTGCTGCAATACCTGCAGATGAAACGAGTTTAGATGCCTTCGAAAATTCAACTACCGAAATAGATGCGGATATTCTAAGCGCTACTCCTGCCAACAAAGAAACGGAGGCGGGAAATAGTACTTTTGCCAAGAATTCAGAAGAAACAAAAACAAGTAATACGGTAGAGCAAAAGCAAAAAGTACTTAAGAAAGTAAGTATTGCTCCGGGCGAGGCCGTGCTTATTTCGGCAAGAGTCAGTGCCGCTAAAACCTCTGCCCCCAAAACTACCCCGGCAAAAACTCCTCAAAAAGTTAATACCACCGCCGAGTCGGAGGAGGTAAAACGTAATTTTTCCATTGACGAAATAAACGCGGCATTAGCTAAAGACGGCACCAAAGCAAAATCTGAATCAACCAATACTGTTAAATCGGCGGCAACTCCTAGTGCTGTAACCACAAAAACATCCGATGCCGCCAAAAATGTAAACCGAAGCGGAAGTACTGCTAAATCCGGCGAGTCTGCTACAATTAATGCCAAATCGGAGCGTTTCTACATTATTGTGAACGGATATTCTACTTACGCAAGCGCCGAACGTAACCGGAAAGTTATTGCGAAAAAAGGCAGACCGGGTAAGATTATCTCCCCAACTGGGAATGCAGAATTATATCGAATTGCTATTGCAGAATACCCCACCCGGGAGCAGGCTCTACAAAACTTGTCAGCATTAAAAAATAAATACGGAAATACTATCTGGATACTTAAACGTTAA
- a CDS encoding TonB-dependent receptor produces MKNKTMKTAGLAVLAGICTLIASPAWAQKTTGKLEDAEIVVEKSRVNELPEASRNFEKFKVDPPEKKVTPLSYKFTDYKLAQQDLNLNMRVLTIKPEDQTPVPGNYLKLGYGNYGTPYVKGYFHNNRDEQFSYGANISHISSSKGPVPNSGVSNSSIGLNGESYTGGLTIGGKFNYGHDKYNFYGYSPLSESVKEDSIKQLFNRISLQGYLNNKNTESPLQYQAGVGVSIFRDNFEARESNVAITLGASYALSTVSRFNIAADFSGISYQDSSKTTRGFFKLKPAYEVDGDRFDYSVGVNLAYTGDKVNDAKKMNLYPVLKVAYEVADDKLVLFGNLSGDLQRTSLYQLTQENPYLNSNLQIADVNKALDVNGGLTGNISKNLSFTARVSYLSYRNLYFFNNSATDSSRFDIVYDNDNTNVLNFFGELIYNQSEKLRLGARTEYNQYKTASLAKPYHRPATQATFFGSYNIYNKLFFNGELYYISSSYGRITRPNTGNPAVHEVLKKTDNIVDLNVKADYRFSDKFSTFVMLNNILNKKYERFVNYPTKGLNVIGGISYSF; encoded by the coding sequence ATGAAAAATAAAACAATGAAGACGGCGGGCTTAGCGGTATTAGCTGGTATTTGTACCTTAATTGCCTCACCTGCCTGGGCGCAAAAAACTACTGGTAAACTGGAAGACGCTGAAATTGTGGTCGAAAAAAGCCGGGTAAATGAGTTACCGGAAGCTAGCCGGAACTTCGAAAAGTTTAAAGTAGATCCTCCGGAGAAAAAAGTTACTCCTTTAAGTTATAAGTTTACGGATTACAAGCTCGCCCAACAGGATTTGAACCTGAACATGCGCGTATTAACCATTAAGCCTGAAGATCAAACTCCAGTACCGGGAAATTACCTGAAATTAGGTTATGGCAATTATGGTACTCCCTACGTGAAAGGTTATTTCCATAATAACCGCGATGAGCAGTTTTCGTATGGAGCGAACATTAGTCATATCTCTTCTTCTAAAGGACCTGTTCCAAACTCCGGCGTAAGCAACTCCAGCATTGGCCTTAACGGTGAATCCTACACCGGTGGCTTAACCATAGGTGGCAAATTTAACTATGGTCATGATAAGTATAATTTTTATGGATACTCTCCCTTAAGTGAGAGCGTTAAAGAGGATTCTATCAAACAATTATTTAATCGTATTTCGCTGCAGGGTTATTTGAATAATAAGAATACGGAGAGTCCGCTTCAATACCAGGCTGGAGTAGGCGTCTCTATTTTCCGGGACAACTTTGAAGCACGCGAAAGCAATGTGGCGATAACTTTAGGAGCAAGTTATGCCCTTTCAACTGTTTCACGGTTTAATATCGCCGCCGATTTTTCTGGTATTTCCTACCAGGATTCGAGTAAAACTACCCGCGGGTTCTTTAAATTAAAACCAGCCTACGAAGTAGACGGCGATCGATTCGATTACAGTGTGGGAGTGAATTTGGCTTATACCGGCGATAAAGTGAATGATGCGAAAAAAATGAACCTTTATCCGGTGTTAAAAGTAGCCTATGAAGTGGCAGATGATAAACTGGTTTTATTCGGAAATTTGTCCGGCGATTTACAACGTACGTCGTTGTACCAGTTAACGCAGGAAAATCCTTATTTGAATAGTAATTTACAGATTGCCGATGTAAACAAAGCTTTAGATGTGAACGGCGGGTTAACGGGAAACATAAGTAAAAATTTAAGTTTTACGGCCCGGGTTTCGTATTTAAGTTACCGTAACTTATACTTCTTTAACAATTCAGCCACAGATTCGTCCCGCTTTGATATTGTTTATGATAATGATAATACCAATGTTCTTAACTTCTTCGGGGAATTAATTTACAACCAATCCGAAAAGTTACGGTTGGGAGCCCGCACCGAATACAATCAATATAAAACGGCGAGTTTAGCAAAACCTTATCACCGCCCGGCTACGCAGGCTACTTTTTTTGGTTCGTATAATATTTACAATAAGCTCTTCTTTAACGGCGAACTTTACTATATTAGCAGCTCCTACGGCAGAATTACACGACCTAATACAGGTAATCCTGCTGTTCATGAGGTTCTGAAAAAGACCGATAATATTGTAGATTTAAATGTAAAAGCCGATTACCGGTTCTCCGATAAGTTTTCAACTTTTGTTATGCTTAATAATATTTTAAATAAGAAATATGAGCGTTTCGTCAACTATCCTACAAAAGGACTGAATGTAATTGGTGGTATTTCGTACTCTTTCTAA